In Terriglobus sp. TAA 43, a single window of DNA contains:
- a CDS encoding HAMP domain-containing sensor histidine kinase, which translates to MPSDKHTSGIRTRLLLQISVACIVAATLLLSMLVVRGRLREHARETLQTDLQHSIQTFQDLQARQRTALQRENTLLAALPTLRALMIARDTTTISDGARDFWRLSGNDLFALADQDGRVLATYSTVQNANEELSAALQKVLFAPGKHYLTSGGNLFEFAVTPIYFGAKESGTLLGYVIGGYRIDHELLQEVGRGAGAEAIFLVDHRVAASTLPDVQQNALLSVEASQRTAPVLLQLNGQRYLAASSDLSSRADVPVHLVVLKSLVAVDRAEAEIRSVILFAGLLSIGVGCVLMLLLARSVTAPLERLASAVQAFAEGNRDYVLPSGGPKEVRFLSATLAEMREEIQRKNSALLESERLATIGRMANSVSHDLRHYLAAIYANSEFLASPTMPPEERAELFEEIRLAVNGTTDMLDALLLFGNTGSSLRRSPSPVAAVVERSMLLVRSHPDAERVTFKMVEVTADTFADIDARQVERAIYNLLLNASQAASEADGVREVAISITGSQDAIAVTVRDSGPGVPDGIRHSLFDPFVSKGKQKGTGLGLTLAHSVAQEHDGSVELVSSRPGETIFRLTLQRHSQGVASQTPHIDDLVIL; encoded by the coding sequence TTGCCTTCGGACAAACATACTTCCGGAATCCGCACACGGCTACTGCTGCAAATCTCGGTAGCGTGCATTGTCGCGGCCACGTTGCTGTTAAGCATGCTGGTGGTTCGCGGGCGCCTGCGCGAACATGCGAGGGAAACGTTGCAGACGGATCTGCAGCATTCCATTCAGACATTCCAGGATCTGCAAGCGCGACAACGCACGGCTTTGCAACGAGAGAATACGCTGCTGGCTGCGCTGCCCACCCTTCGCGCTCTTATGATTGCACGCGACACCACCACGATTTCCGATGGCGCGCGGGACTTCTGGCGACTGAGTGGCAACGACCTGTTCGCACTTGCCGATCAGGATGGCCGCGTACTCGCAACCTATTCCACAGTGCAAAATGCAAATGAAGAATTGAGCGCAGCCTTACAAAAAGTGCTGTTCGCGCCAGGCAAGCATTACCTCACGTCAGGCGGCAACCTGTTTGAGTTTGCAGTAACCCCCATCTATTTCGGAGCAAAGGAGAGCGGCACTTTGCTCGGCTATGTGATCGGTGGATACCGGATCGATCACGAATTGCTGCAAGAGGTAGGACGCGGCGCGGGGGCCGAGGCGATTTTCCTGGTGGATCACCGGGTGGCTGCGAGTACGCTTCCCGATGTGCAGCAGAACGCGTTGCTTTCTGTGGAGGCCTCTCAGAGAACGGCGCCAGTATTGTTGCAGTTAAACGGGCAACGTTACCTTGCGGCCAGCAGCGATCTTTCGTCGCGCGCGGACGTGCCTGTGCATCTGGTGGTGTTGAAGTCGCTGGTTGCCGTGGATCGTGCGGAGGCCGAGATCCGCAGCGTCATCCTATTTGCGGGGCTGCTCTCCATTGGCGTGGGTTGCGTACTGATGTTGTTGCTTGCACGCAGCGTTACAGCACCGCTGGAAAGGCTGGCCTCCGCGGTGCAGGCGTTCGCGGAAGGAAATCGCGACTACGTGCTGCCCTCAGGCGGTCCCAAAGAAGTGCGCTTTCTCAGCGCCACGCTGGCAGAAATGCGGGAAGAGATTCAGAGGAAGAACAGCGCTCTGCTAGAGTCGGAGCGACTGGCCACTATCGGCCGGATGGCAAACTCCGTGTCGCACGATCTGCGTCATTATCTGGCTGCCATCTATGCGAACTCAGAGTTTCTAGCCTCTCCTACAATGCCGCCGGAAGAACGTGCAGAGTTGTTTGAGGAGATTCGGCTAGCGGTGAATGGCACGACGGATATGCTCGATGCTCTTCTGCTCTTTGGCAACACGGGGTCTTCGTTGCGGCGTAGCCCCTCGCCGGTGGCGGCAGTAGTGGAGAGATCGATGTTGCTGGTGCGGTCGCATCCGGATGCAGAGCGGGTCACATTCAAGATGGTGGAAGTAACCGCGGACACCTTCGCAGACATTGATGCCCGCCAGGTGGAACGCGCGATTTACAACTTGTTGCTGAATGCAAGCCAGGCCGCCTCCGAAGCAGATGGTGTGCGTGAAGTAGCGATATCGATTACAGGATCGCAGGATGCGATCGCCGTAACGGTGAGAGATTCCGGCCCCGGCGTCCCGGATGGTATCCGGCATAGCCTCTTTGATCCCTTTGTCAGCAAGGGTAAGCAGAAGGGAACCGGCCTTGGACTTACGCTTGCGCACAGTGTGGCGCAAGAGCATGATGGCAGCGTGGAGTTGGTGAGCAGTCGTCCGGGTGAGACCATCTTCCGCCTGACGTTGCAGCGCCATTCGCAAGGCGTGGCTTCACAAACCCCGCATATCGATGATCTGGTGATTCTATGA
- a CDS encoding response regulator transcription factor produces MAQTSSDHSSGIVGMGPQAQILVVEDDVRMQKILYRLFRESGYAVSVCGDGQSGLDTFRATRPAAVVLDLMLPNIFGRDLCRMLKSERPETPVVIVSAIGEVADKVLLLELGADDYVTKPFSPRELMARVQAAMRRMQKTPTVATYSFGDCEVDFSKMSAKRNGVPITLTAHEFKLLRYFIANPERVLSREELLNEVWGYNSYPTTRTVDNKILKLRQKLEPDAAEPQYLRTVHGAGYKFVP; encoded by the coding sequence ATGGCGCAAACCTCGTCCGACCACAGCTCCGGCATCGTTGGGATGGGACCGCAGGCCCAGATACTGGTAGTGGAAGACGACGTGCGGATGCAGAAAATCCTCTACCGGCTGTTTCGGGAGAGTGGCTATGCCGTCAGTGTGTGTGGCGACGGCCAGTCGGGATTGGATACATTTCGCGCGACGCGTCCGGCTGCGGTTGTCCTGGACCTGATGCTGCCAAATATCTTTGGGCGCGATTTGTGCCGCATGCTGAAGTCTGAGCGGCCGGAGACGCCTGTCGTGATTGTCAGCGCCATTGGGGAAGTGGCTGACAAGGTGCTGTTGTTGGAGCTCGGTGCGGACGATTACGTAACGAAGCCGTTCAGCCCTCGCGAATTGATGGCACGCGTGCAGGCAGCCATGCGTCGGATGCAGAAGACGCCGACAGTGGCCACCTATTCCTTCGGCGACTGCGAAGTAGACTTCAGCAAGATGAGCGCGAAGCGGAATGGTGTTCCCATCACGCTCACAGCGCATGAGTTTAAGTTGCTGCGTTACTTCATCGCCAACCCGGAACGGGTGTTGAGCCGCGAAGAGCTCTTGAACGAGGTCTGGGGTTATAACTCGTATCCGACGACACGTACCGTGGACAACAAGATTCTCAAACTCCGGCAGAAGCTGGAACCGGATGCGGCAGAGCCGCAGTACCTGCGCACGGTGCATGGCGCAGGGTATAAGTTTGTTCCATAA
- a CDS encoding GRP family sugar transporter translates to MYQPETYGIALLFMILSMLCWGSWANSMKLCPGYRFQLFYWDYVIGLIAGAVVWGVTLGSHGVAGRSFFADIVHSGQHSILLAMAGGAIFNIANLLLVAAIDIAGLAVAFPVGIGLALIVGAVSTYIISPKGNPLLLFVGIALVTAAIVFDAIAYRLRETEHAAMSRRGIIISLIAGLLMGTFYPFVSKAMTIEDAPGPYAALLFFALGVAICAIPVNYFFMRFPLDGREPAPMQGYWQANGSWHLWGVLGGAIWCTGAMANFVASRANIVGPSVSYSIGQGATMISACWGVFVWHEFCAAPARSRTILRWMFVFFLCGLTAVACAPLF, encoded by the coding sequence ATGTATCAGCCTGAAACATACGGTATTGCACTTCTGTTCATGATCCTCAGCATGCTGTGCTGGGGATCATGGGCAAACTCGATGAAGCTCTGTCCTGGCTACAGATTCCAGTTGTTTTACTGGGACTACGTTATCGGCCTGATTGCGGGGGCAGTCGTGTGGGGTGTGACTCTTGGAAGCCACGGAGTCGCAGGGCGTTCCTTTTTCGCAGACATCGTTCACTCAGGGCAACATTCGATCCTTCTCGCGATGGCGGGCGGTGCGATCTTCAACATTGCGAATTTGTTGCTGGTTGCGGCGATCGACATCGCAGGCCTGGCCGTGGCCTTTCCCGTTGGTATTGGCCTTGCACTCATCGTGGGTGCAGTAAGTACCTACATCATTTCCCCTAAGGGAAATCCTCTCCTTCTGTTTGTCGGTATTGCATTGGTTACGGCAGCCATCGTGTTCGATGCCATCGCCTATCGGTTGCGGGAAACCGAACACGCAGCCATGAGCCGTCGTGGCATCATCATTAGTTTGATCGCAGGACTCTTGATGGGAACCTTCTATCCGTTCGTTTCAAAGGCCATGACGATAGAAGATGCTCCCGGCCCCTATGCAGCGCTTCTCTTCTTCGCACTTGGCGTGGCTATCTGCGCTATCCCCGTGAACTATTTCTTCATGCGCTTCCCTCTCGATGGCCGCGAACCCGCCCCGATGCAGGGCTATTGGCAGGCGAACGGTTCGTGGCATCTGTGGGGCGTGCTGGGAGGAGCTATCTGGTGCACAGGTGCAATGGCTAACTTTGTAGCCTCGCGCGCCAACATTGTCGGCCCATCGGTTTCATACTCCATTGGTCAAGGCGCCACGATGATTTCAGCCTGCTGGGGTGTGTTTGTGTGGCATGAATTCTGTGCCGCACCAGCGCGTTCCAGAACCATTCTGAGATGGATGTTCGTGTTTTTCCTGTGCGGCTTG